CCTGCCCGCTTTGCCCCCCACACGTCGGTAAAAAGCTGGTCTCCGATAAATACTGTATTTTCCGGTCCGGTACCCATGATCTCCATGGCTTTCCTGTAGTTTTTTGCGGACGGTTTGTGGGCATTATAAATATAGTCCACCTGGATATTCCTGTTGAACATCTTAACCCTCGGCTCCTGATTGTTCGAGATGAGACAGCAGCCAAATCCGATCTTCTTAAGTCTTGCGAACAGTTCTTCCGCCCGCTCATCCGCCGGCGCCCCGTGGGGTACGAGCGTATTGTCAATGTC
This is a stretch of genomic DNA from [Clostridium] hylemonae DSM 15053. It encodes these proteins:
- a CDS encoding YqeG family HAD IIIA-type phosphatase, which gives rise to MFDKFYPDRYVTSAYVIDFEKMYSEGVRGLIFDIDNTLVPHGAPADERAEELFARLKKIGFGCCLISNNQEPRVKMFNRNIQVDYIYNAHKPSAKNYRKAMEIMGTGPENTVFIGDQLFTDVWGAKRAGIPNILVKPIHPKEEIQIVLKRRLEKIVLHFYKKSLNR